In Halobacterium noricense, the genomic stretch CATACCGATGGCGATCCATGGATTCATAGGAGTGTCTCCGTGACGAGCGGGAGTTTGGACCCCACGCCCATAAACGTTGATTTATGCTCGCACGGCCCGAGACGGTAGAATTCGGGGGTTTCAGGGCGACTGCGGCGTTCGGGCGTCGGTGACGTGACTGGTCAGTCCCGCGCCGACCGGAAGCCCGGCGTCCCGCGTTCGTGCAGTTCGCGGGACACGTCCGCGACGCCGTCCCGGCGTTCGGCGTGGCGGTCGCGGAGCCGCTGGGCGAGTTCGTCGTCGCTGGTCGCGAGGAACTGTGCGGCCGACAGCCCCGCGTTGTAGGACTTCCCGGCGTCGACGGCCGTGATTGGCGCGCCCGTCGGCATCCCGATGACCGAGTCGACGGATTTCTCCTGGACGGGGACGCCGACGACCGGAATCGGGTACGCAAGCGACGCGGTCATGTTCGGGAGGTCCGCGGACTTCCCGCCGGCACCCGCGATAATGACGTCGAGCCCGCGGTCGGCGGCCGTCTCCGCGTACGCGTACATCAGGTCCGGCGTCCGGTGCGCGGAGACGACCCACGACTCGAAGGTGTACCCCGCAGGCGGGTCGTCGTAGTCCGTGACTTCCGCGAACCCGAGCTCGGTGAGCGCGTCGTGCGCGCCCGCCATCACGTCGAGGTCGCTGTCGCTGCCCATGATAATCCCGACGTCGGGCGTCTGCTCGCGGGGGCGGTCCCGCGCGGCTTCCGATTCGAACAACTCGACGAGGTCTGCTACTGTGGTCATGAGTCTGAGGGTGTGAACGAGAGCGCGTCGCGGGCGGCGCGAGCGCGCATCAGGAGTTCGCCGCGGTCGTCGCCGACGACCGTGACGTGCCCCATCTTCCGGAGCGGGCGGACGTCGCGTTTGC encodes the following:
- the purE gene encoding 5-(carboxyamino)imidazole ribonucleotide mutase, whose translation is MTTVADLVELFESEAARDRPREQTPDVGIIMGSDSDLDVMAGAHDALTELGFAEVTDYDDPPAGYTFESWVVSAHRTPDLMYAYAETAADRGLDVIIAGAGGKSADLPNMTASLAYPIPVVGVPVQEKSVDSVIGMPTGAPITAVDAGKSYNAGLSAAQFLATSDDELAQRLRDRHAERRDGVADVSRELHERGTPGFRSARD